The Apibacter raozihei DNA segment ACAGAAGTTACTACCTTATTTCATGAGTTTGGACATGCATTGCACGGTATTTTAGCAAATACTACTTTTGAATCTTTATCCGGTACAAATGTTTACTGGGATTTTGTTGAATTACCTTCGCAGTTCATGGAGAATTATTGCTTTGAAAAAGAATTCTTAAAGACGTTTGCCAAACATTATCAAACCGGGGAAATTCTTAGTGAAGAAAAAATAGATAAAATTGTAGAATCTGCCAATTTTATGCAAGGATATCAAACAGTAAGGCAAATTAGTTTTGGATTGCTAGATATGGCTTATCATACCAATAAATTAGATATCTCGGATTCTGTAGAAGATTTTGAAAAAAATCAGATAGTTAAAACCCAATTATATCCAACTATAGATAAAACAGCCATGAGTGCCTCATTTTCACATATTTTTCAGGGAGGGTACGCAGCAGGATACTATTCATACAAATGGGCAGAAGTATTAGATGCCGATGCATTTGGCTTCTTTCAGGAAATGGGAATTTTTGACAAAGAAACAGCTGAAAAGTTTAAAACTTTATTAAGTAAGGGAGGTACCGAAGATCCTATGGAACTTTATGTAGCTTTCAGAGGGAGAAAACCTCAGCCGGAAGCTCTTTTAAAAAGGGCAGGTTTAATTTAGCTAAACTAAAATAGTTTAAAACTCAAATAAATTAATGGTTTGAATTTCTGATTTTTTTTAGAATTTCAAACCATTTAAAATTTGTAAAGCTGGCATAAGTTATGTTTTCAGCTCCAAAACTTTTATTAAAATTATAGATTCCAGATATTTCGGATCCTTCAAAATCGAAGAGGATAGGAGAGTTTGAAAATTGTTTAAATAATTTATCATATAAATAACTGATAGTTCCTTTAAAAGTATCTTTCGCACGTAAAGGTAAAAGACTGATAACTCTATTACAGGATTTTATCAGGATAAGACATGTGATTGGAGAATCTTTATAATCAGGTATAATAAAAAAAGAATATAGTTTTTTCCTATGATCTGCAGTTTCTAATAGCTTACGAAGAAGTAATCTGTTTCTATGGGGAAAAATATCTTCATTATCGTTAACAATTTTGAAAATTGCATCTATAGAAAAACTTTCAGTTACTTTAAAATCTGCTAACCTTTGTAGTTTATTTATTTCACGTTTACGGTTGCTATTAAACTTTTTATAAAGTTCTGAATAGTCTTTATTTAAATATAATGTTTGGTTGGTTCTGAATAATACAGGCATTTCATTTTTAAAGTATTGAGTATTATCCTCATTAAAGTGATAATTTCGTACTTTATATTGGTTTAATTTTGAAAATAAAGCTGAAAAATCATTGATGGAAATAGATTTTTTGTAAAAGATTCCTAACTGTTGACAAAAAGGAGGTTGAATTACAAATTTGCATCCTGCTTTTTTTTGGTAAGGTACAGGCATTATGGCTTCAAAATCATTTAATATCCATAAATCATATCCATCTGGAGAAACTATGTCCAAAAACCATAATTCCGCATAAATCATATAATTCTTAGTGCTTTCCAATGCAAGGCCGTAAACCTTTTTATCAATCGTTTTGTGGGAGAATTTCTTAATCATTTTTACATTTTTCAATCAGATAATCGTAGAGTGTTTCCCAATCTTTCCATTCTCCATAGCCTGAAATACTATCGTTATGAAAAATAGAAATAAAGTGTCCGTTGACTGAACGTACAGATTTAATTAATTCATCAATCAGCACTTTAGATTCTTTAACAGATAAATTCATATAATTTTTCAAAGTTACATCCATAATGCAAAATGGATATACTTTTAATTCAGTGACCTTATTTTTTGTCAGATCAAACCAATAAAAAGGAGTACAGGTTCCGGCTCTGAATCCGGCATGATCCTGATAACCCATAGTAAAATCCTCTTTAATGCCTGATGTTAATAAGTTATGGTACGTTTGAGGAATCTGTAACATAATATAATGTTGTCTGGAACGTAGTATGGGTTGATTTATCAGATGTTCCAAACCAAGTTTTTCATTTTCTAAAGTTTTAGCATTGGAATTGGAAAAATAACTGGGATGAATTCCGAGATAAGTATTTGGTTTATTATTTAATTTTAAAATTAACTGTTTATAATGATAGTTGTTAGGAGAATGATTAGTATCATATTTTCCATTCCCGCCAAAAGGTATAAAATAAGTGGTAGGTATATTTAATCCAGATATTTTTTTATAGATAAAATATGGATCATTTTTTAAGTTCAATAATACCCTGAGTTGATCCTTTAAAATTTTAAAATTACCCCTTACTAATTTTTTTGCTATTGAACCTGAAATTCTGATTATGGAATGATGCTTATATTTCCAGGGATGATCTAAGTCTATAGTATTACAAAACTCAAATTTTCTATTAACATGATCATTCATGTTAGCAGAGATTTTAAGATCTTCAGCTAATTCATAAGCAAACAGATCAATCCAGGGAGATAAAATATCAGTATTGTTTTTTGCATTTGAAGATTGGTAAGAAAACCGGTTATGTGAATCTTTTTCATAAGGTAAATACTCTTCGTATCTGGAAAGAAGATAAAAGCTCCAGGCAAAAGGATCTTTTAATAACTTTTCTGTATTTTGTTCCCTTATACCATTTTCAAATAACAAGTGCATACAGTGAAAATGTATTTCATCGGCTAATGGATGTTGACAATATGAGAATTTGGTCGATGTTTGAGTTATAAAAAAGTGGGGATTATCAGTAATTTGGATAGGGTTTTCTAAAATATGTTCGAAAATAAACGTAAAGATGTATTTAATTCTTGGAGTAATTTCGGGAACATAAATCAGAATCATTGCTTTAATTTTAGTTTTTATAAAATATGTTCATCCGCAAAGCTATAATAGGAAGTTTGAGTGATTATGAGGTGATCGACTAATTTAATGTTTAATAAATTACCTGCTTCTTTAATATTTTTTGTAATGTCTAAATCGGCTTTACTGGGATGAATGTTTCCTGAAGGATGATTATGTGAGATTATTAATGAGACGGCATTTAATTCCAAAGCCATTTTAAATATTAGCCTGGAATCTACGACCGTTCCTGTAATTCCTCCCTGAGATATTTTTTCGGTACGTAGAACACTATTGGATCTGGTCAGAAATATAGCCCAAAATTCCTCAACAGTATTATCCCCTATAATAGGATGAATAATGTGAAAGGCATCTTTGGAAGATGATATGGTTTTTCGTTTTAAAGCTTCTTGTAATGCTTTTCTTCTGCCTATTTCCAGTGAAGTTATTATTTCTATCGCTTTTACCTTTCCAATGCCGTTGAATTTACATAAATCCTGAATGGATAATTTAGCAAGCTCATTCCAGTTGTTATTAACCGAAACTAAAATTCTTTGAGCCAGAGAAATACTACTTTCTTCTTTCGATCCGCTTCCAATAATAATAGCTAAAAGTTCTGCATCCGACAGTGAATTTCTACCTTTACTTAAAAGCTTTTCCCTGGGTCTTTCATCTAAAGCAAGAGATTTTATGTTCATAATTGATTTATTATTAAATTATGTCATCCTTGAATGTCTTTTTGTAAATATAATAGAGCTGTTGTAGATGGAGACGACTGTTCATTTAAAGAGCTTTTAATAATCTCCTGCTGAAGGTTGTCAGCGGGACTTTGTTTATCCAGAGATCGGGCAGCCTCTTTGATAAGTAATTGGGTAGCATTTTTAGCAGATAAAATAATTTCCCAAGTCTTAGGGAATATATAAATCTGTTGAGCCAGATTGTGTTCAAATTCTTTTTGAATGGTTTCAATAAGTAAATATTCATAATTTTCGACATTTCCGGATGCTGAGATATTTCTTATTAAAAAAGAAGGACGTATTCTTTCTAAAAAAAGAGCCATGCGTTCATATGCCTGCAATTTGGAAGGTAATAAGTTTTCAGAATATTTGAGTCGTAATTCAAAATTTTGTTTTTCTTTTTCAGATTGTAAAAAACGGTGTATGATTAAAAAAAAGCCACCAATTACAACTAGTATGATAATTATAAATAATAAGAGATAAGTGCTGTCCATTAGAAAGAATTAAAGTCTAAACAAAAATAATATATTAATTGTAAAAAGTGAAAATTATGATTAATAAATAAAAAATATTTCTTTTTAGGCTGATAATTAATTCATTAAAAAAATGTAAAGAAAAAAAATAAAAAAACATTTGGATACTACGGAAAAATCAAATACATTTGCACACGCAAAATCCTCCTTAGCTCAGTTGGTTAGAGCATCTGACTGTTAATCAGAGGGTCGCTGGTTCGAGCCCAGCAGGAGGAGCTAAATAAAAAGGACTTACAATATTTGTAAGTCCTTTTTATTTATATTTTTCTAATCCGACATCAAAATTGTTCTAATGCTTTCTTATATATATCCAAAATATGGTTTGTGGGTATTTGTAATTTAGATTCAATTGTATCTAAAAAATAATCATTTGCTATAAAGAGAATGCGCATGAGAACTTAGAAGATAGCTACAAACAATATTAATTTAAATTTTAAATAATTAATCTAAATAGAATATAAAAGTTTCGATTTTTTTAAGCAAACAAGTGTTTAAATAAGAGAGATGTTATTAAATCAATTACGAAACGAAATTCGTTGATTTGAGAAGATACTTAAATTTTTGTAAAAAAACTTAAGTATTTGAATCTAGAAATAAAAAAGGTATTGATGCCTCTCTCATCAATACCTTTAAAATTGTTGTTACTAAACATCCGCCGATAAATACTAATTTTTACTAAAAGTAATTAAAAAAGCATCTTAAACGGGAAGAACATTTGCTAACAATTCATTTTTTGTACAACTTATGTTTGAATATTTACTAATTTTTTCCTTTAGATAAAATTTGGTAACGATTTTTCATCTAAAAGAGCCTTAAATCAATGATGAAACAAAGGTATGGTAAGAAATGTTCAAATCCTTACGGAAATCCGTAAAGAAGAAAAAAAATAAAATTTGTTTCTGTAAATTTAAATGATTCCCAGTTCTATGACTATGCTCAATAATTGTTTTGTATCCTTGGCGTCCAGTGATTCACGTAAAATAGCTAATCTTTTCTCAATTGAGCTTTCACTGTTAGGTGTTATATTATTTTTCTTTAAATAATGCTCGACTTCTTTTTGAGTATAACCTTGAGATAACAACTTTAATAAGTTAATATCATATTCAGAAAACTCGTATATATTGTTTTGCTGAACAGAATCATTATTAGAAATATAATTTTGACCTTCATAAATGGTTGTAATAGCTTTTTTAAGTTCTTTAGCATCATTACGCCCTTTACTAACAAAGCCATTTATTTGATATTTATCAAACATGGTTTTAATTTTATGAAATCTGTTTTCAATAGAGAAAATAATAACCTTTAATGAAGGTTGTTCTTTCCTGGCTTCCTGTATGAGATCTTCTCCACCCTGCAATCGTTGTTCTCTGTAGTCTGAATTAAAAGAAAGATCAGAAATTAGTAGTTCGTACGGTGCTCCGGCCAGCAAGGCGTGTTGTATTTTTAGCAACGCATCGTCACAATAAAAGACCTGATCCACTACGGAAACATTTAGTTCTTCAACAGTTTTTTTAACAGCTATGTTGTAGCTGTCAAAATCTTCTGCAATAAGTATTTTTTTAAACATAGCTGTAAGCTTTTAGTTAAGTAGTTATAGTGATTTTGATAGATGTTCCTTTTTTATTATCTGTATCAAAATGAATTTTACCTTGAACAGAATTTATACGGTTTTCCATATTTTTTACTCCACGGCCTGGCTTCCAGTTATCACTATCTAATCCTATGCCATTATCAAAATATTCGATAAAGATTTTAGAGTATTCTTTTTTAAATTTTAAAGTGATCAACGAGGCTTTGCTATGTTTTTTCATGTTAGTCATCAGTTCGATAAGGATATAATAGATCTCTTCTCGTTTTTCGATTGAAAGTTTTTCCCAGATTTCTTCGTCATTTCCAATGATAATAATTCTGAGATTATTAGTGCCGTAAGGTTGCAGCATATCTTTTAAAAGACCTGAATAGTCATTTTTCATGTCAGTTTTAAGTTCTGATTCATGAGAAATGTTTCTGGATCTGTTGTATAATTCTTCCAGATTATTATTAATGTTTTCAACTTTAATGGAAGGGTTGTTTTCAAGTTGTACCATCAAATAATAAATACCATTAGCTACTTCATCGTGAATTTTCTTAGAATATTTTAATTCGGTACGGTGTACTTCTTCAAGTTTTTCTCTTTCGAATCTTTCTTGTCTTCTTTTAAACCAGATTAAAAAGAAAACCAATCCCATAATTGTAACTCCTGTTATCGATGCTGCAATAACTTTTTGCCTAAGTATTTGATAGTTCTTTTGGGCATTTTCTGCTTTTAACTTTAAATTTTCCTCTTTGTTTTTTCCTACCTCATAGCGTATTAACGCAAATTGATTCTTAGCATAGTTTCTTTCTGTTTGCAAGCTGTCATTAAGTGAGATATAAGCAGTGAAATATTTTTTTGAAGATTCCGGATTTTCGAGATTGATCAGTTTGTTTAAAGCTTCCAGTTGATCATCAGGAGTACCAGATTTTTTGGCTATTTCATACATTTTCTTCGCATGTAATATAGCTAATGATATATTTTTCTTAGTAAAATAGTCAGTTAAGTGAGAGTGATTGGCTATCTGACCGGATAGATCATTAATGTTTTCTCGTATTTTTAAAGCTTTAATCATTTCCGGTGCTGCATCATAGCCAGGATCGTTTAACCATTGGGCATAGCTTAAATTATCCTCTATTCTGGTTTTTAAACTAATGTATTTTTCAGACTTTTCATTTAGAAAAATACTATCATTATTTAAAGAATTTAAAAGCTGAATGGCAATATCATATTCTTTTGCCTTAATATTTACAACAGCTTGGTTATTTTTTATGTTCAGTTCTAGAAATTTAGTTTTAGTAGCATTTAAAGACAACTGATAATATTCAATAGCTTGCGAATAATTTTTTTGTTCAGTCTTGCATATAGCGAGAGTGTTGTAAACAGAAGCTATATAATTATCATCTTTGGGGGATTTAAGAAATCTTAAAGCATCAACAGCCGTTTCTTCACTTCCGTAATAATCTCCTTCATTTGCCTGACAAATAGCCATATTTAATAAACTTTTGCCTGTGTATGAACTGTCTCTTAGTGGGATAAATATTTCTTTTGCATGATTATAATAGAAGTACGCGCTATCGTTAATATTTTTATTTAAAAAATAATGTCCGATTTGAAAATATATTTGTCCCAGCTTCGTAGTATTATCACTTTTTTTTGCTTTTTCAATATCTTTATTACTATGTCTGAAGCTAGAATCATTATACTTTGTGACTTTCTCATTGTCATTAGAAAGAGTGTTTTTTAAAGATAGTGGATTCTTATCTTTGCAATGGATGCAAAGAAAAAAAAGAAGAAGACAGAAAATGGGAGATATTATAAAACTTTTTTTCATTTTTAAAAATTTCATTTAGATGGATCAGCTAAATGATAAGTAACGAAATTAAAAAATGAAATTTAGTTAATTTTTTTAGATAAAAACAAAAATAAAGAGCATAATTTTGTCATATGCTCTTTATTGTATATAAGGTGATTTTTTTCTTTACAAATATATTCAAATATTATCAATTCATTTCTTTGTGCTTATTCAGCAGCAACATGTCCGGTTTCTCCACTAGTTAAAATTGAATATTTAGATATTATTCCACTGGTATTTTTATTATTAGTACTAACTTTTTCAGCGGCAACATGCCCGGTTTCCCCACTGGTAGGTTTAGCATTTTCAGCGGCAACATGTCCTGTTTCTCCACTGGTTGGATTTGCATTTTCAGCAGCGACATGCCCGGTTTCCCCACTGGTAGGATTTGCATTTTCAGCGGCAACATGTCCTGTTTCTCCACTGGTTGGGTTAGCATTTTCGGCGGCAACATGCCCGGTTTCCCCACTGGTAGGATTTGCATTTTCAGCGGCAACATGTCCTGTTTCTCCACTGGTTGGTGGGGTAGTTACAGCTGTAGATTGGCTGTTAACATTAGAGGATATGTTTGTTGAGTCGGCTTTTAATTCTGATTTATCGTTTAGTGGTAGAGAATTGGAGATGTCATTGTAGTCATCTACACATGAAGTTAGAGATAAAAAAGAACTGGCTATTGTTAAAAATAATAATTTTTTCATTTTGTTATAATTTAAAATTTTGATACTATCCAACTAATTAATAAAGTCGAATTGAAAGTTTTTTTAATACTTTATTTAGGATTTTGGGAAGTGTGAAATAAAAAAATAACTGTTGTCAAATGCTTCCCAATCCACTTAATGTTCAGCTATTTTTGTATTTCGTTTTTGAATTCATTTTGTACATTTGTAATAAGTACTAAATCAAATTCTGAGGCAAAGTAAATAATTTATGGTAATAAAAATAGAGACAAACTAACGACTTGTTATAGACAATTTAGAGTTTGTGAAATATTACTATAAATATTGTTGATATATTTTATATTGCTAAAATTGGAGTTGTAATCAGGGGTGGAGCTATGGAATATAAAGAGGTTATAAGAGAAGTGATCATTTTAGCTTTCGAAAAGGCTAGGAAAGAATCTTTGCAAAATTTGAAAACACCTCTTTCTAAATATTTATCTTTTAAAATTGAAAATTTATATAAAATTTATGTAAGCGAAAAAACATTTGTGAGGTATTACGATAAATTTATTGAT contains these protein-coding regions:
- a CDS encoding polysaccharide deacetylase family protein; this encodes MILIYVPEITPRIKYIFTFIFEHILENPIQITDNPHFFITQTSTKFSYCQHPLADEIHFHCMHLLFENGIREQNTEKLLKDPFAWSFYLLSRYEEYLPYEKDSHNRFSYQSSNAKNNTDILSPWIDLFAYELAEDLKISANMNDHVNRKFEFCNTIDLDHPWKYKHHSIIRISGSIAKKLVRGNFKILKDQLRVLLNLKNDPYFIYKKISGLNIPTTYFIPFGGNGKYDTNHSPNNYHYKQLILKLNNKPNTYLGIHPSYFSNSNAKTLENEKLGLEHLINQPILRSRQHYIMLQIPQTYHNLLTSGIKEDFTMGYQDHAGFRAGTCTPFYWFDLTKNKVTELKVYPFCIMDVTLKNYMNLSVKESKVLIDELIKSVRSVNGHFISIFHNDSISGYGEWKDWETLYDYLIEKCKND
- the radC gene encoding RadC family protein — its product is MNIKSLALDERPREKLLSKGRNSLSDAELLAIIIGSGSKEESSISLAQRILVSVNNNWNELAKLSIQDLCKFNGIGKVKAIEIITSLEIGRRKALQEALKRKTISSSKDAFHIIHPIIGDNTVEEFWAIFLTRSNSVLRTEKISQGGITGTVVDSRLIFKMALELNAVSLIISHNHPSGNIHPSKADLDITKNIKEAGNLLNIKLVDHLIITQTSYYSFADEHIL
- a CDS encoding DUF7935 family protein, which codes for MDSTYLLLFIIIILVVIGGFFLIIHRFLQSEKEKQNFELRLKYSENLLPSKLQAYERMALFLERIRPSFLIRNISASGNVENYEYLLIETIQKEFEHNLAQQIYIFPKTWEIILSAKNATQLLIKEAARSLDKQSPADNLQQEIIKSSLNEQSSPSTTALLYLQKDIQG
- a CDS encoding response regulator transcription factor, with amino-acid sequence MFKKILIAEDFDSYNIAVKKTVEELNVSVVDQVFYCDDALLKIQHALLAGAPYELLISDLSFNSDYREQRLQGGEDLIQEARKEQPSLKVIIFSIENRFHKIKTMFDKYQINGFVSKGRNDAKELKKAITTIYEGQNYISNNDSVQQNNIYEFSEYDINLLKLLSQGYTQKEVEHYLKKNNITPNSESSIEKRLAILRESLDAKDTKQLLSIVIELGII
- a CDS encoding ATP-binding protein, with the translated sequence MKKSFIISPIFCLLLFFLCIHCKDKNPLSLKNTLSNDNEKVTKYNDSSFRHSNKDIEKAKKSDNTTKLGQIYFQIGHYFLNKNINDSAYFYYNHAKEIFIPLRDSSYTGKSLLNMAICQANEGDYYGSEETAVDALRFLKSPKDDNYIASVYNTLAICKTEQKNYSQAIEYYQLSLNATKTKFLELNIKNNQAVVNIKAKEYDIAIQLLNSLNNDSIFLNEKSEKYISLKTRIEDNLSYAQWLNDPGYDAAPEMIKALKIRENINDLSGQIANHSHLTDYFTKKNISLAILHAKKMYEIAKKSGTPDDQLEALNKLINLENPESSKKYFTAYISLNDSLQTERNYAKNQFALIRYEVGKNKEENLKLKAENAQKNYQILRQKVIAASITGVTIMGLVFFLIWFKRRQERFEREKLEEVHRTELKYSKKIHDEVANGIYYLMVQLENNPSIKVENINNNLEELYNRSRNISHESELKTDMKNDYSGLLKDMLQPYGTNNLRIIIIGNDEEIWEKLSIEKREEIYYILIELMTNMKKHSKASLITLKFKKEYSKIFIEYFDNGIGLDSDNWKPGRGVKNMENRINSVQGKIHFDTDNKKGTSIKITITT